From Cyanobium sp. Tous-M-B4, the proteins below share one genomic window:
- a CDS encoding type II toxin-antitoxin system Phd/YefM family antitoxin, with product MAFPPFPTEPTPSNQPQLVNVHEAKTQLSRLLLQVEQGEEIWIARAGKPVARLSAWVPTPSAAHAPGAMRHAIAIAANFDAPLQ from the coding sequence GTGGCCTTCCCGCCATTCCCCACTGAGCCAACACCAAGCAACCAGCCCCAGCTGGTGAATGTGCATGAGGCCAAAACCCAGCTCTCACGCCTGCTGCTCCAGGTGGAGCAGGGCGAGGAGATATGGATCGCTAGAGCAGGCAAACCGGTAGCCCGCCTCAGCGCCTGGGTGCCAACCCCCAGCGCCGCCCACGCACCGGGCGCCATGCGCCACGCCATTGCCATCGCCGCCAACTTCGACGCACCGCTGCAATGA